From Argopecten irradians isolate NY chromosome 12, Ai_NY, whole genome shotgun sequence, one genomic window encodes:
- the LOC138335905 gene encoding uncharacterized protein produces the protein MAKRYQPGEGIVGDDELAYDSELQPHLGHLQFDNEGFTPFDFNNPENNNENAKPSDKANIEPEVKSGQDQNVTSSVQQNGSATSEPSVTILTDNSNQNGNAQPHGTPVHFKSSSESTAKSKARNKDHVVIRTANIQETERWRDLERQRPLRQRHIMLLKIFGVIACFFFFPTGIPAMYYAFKTEKEFDEGIMRGNIDEAQRCARKSERLIIFSGLLAILTAVIVFAVVERSLMDEQAYWDSHSSSRVLPP, from the coding sequence ATGGCAAAGCGATACCAGCCTGGTGAGGGTATAGTGGGGGACGATGAGTTAGCCTATGATAGCGAGCTCCAGCCCCATCTCGGCCATTTACAGTTCGATAATGAAGGATTTACACCATTCGATTTCAACAACCCtgaaaataacaatgaaaatgCAAAACCTTCTGATAAGGCTAATATAGAGCCAGAGGTCAAATCAGGTCAAGATCAAAATGTCACCTCCAGTGTGCAACAAAATGGCAGTGCTACCAGCGAACCATCAGTAACTATTCTGACAGATAACTCAAATCAAAATGGAAATGCCCAACCTCATGGTACTCCAGTTCATTTTAAAAGTTCTTCAGAATCAACTGCCAAATCAAAGGCACGTAACAAAGATCATGTTGTGATCCGAACGGCTAATATACAGGAAACAGAGAGATGGAGAGACTTGGAGCGACAGCGTCCCCTGAGACAGAGGCACATCATGTTGTTAAAAATCTTTGGTGTTATTgcatgttttttcttcttcccaACCGGCATACCAGCTATGTATTATGCATTTAAAACTGAAAAAGAATTTGATGAAGGCATTATGCGTGGTAATATTGATGAAGCTCAGAGATGTGCAAGGAAATCAGAAaggttaattattttttctggtCTCCTTGCTATACTGACAGCGGTGATTGTGTTCGCTGTAGTGGAACGGTCCCTCATGGACGAACAAGCCTACTGGGACAGCCATAGCTCCAGTCGCGTCCTTCCACCCTAA